A stretch of the Panicum virgatum strain AP13 chromosome 9N, P.virgatum_v5, whole genome shotgun sequence genome encodes the following:
- the LOC120689161 gene encoding pyruvate, phosphate dikinase 2-like has translation MAGPSPADAEQAAAAAKAAADAAAKEKAAADAAAREKEAADAAAHQARAAALQRAVDAEAEAAAATKKRDAAAQRIQAALDRAAAARAEAGAPLQRPPEQKDGDSPHLQHHDFHSAMMLHEAAAILNLHAQAVSIQNIRSLITTVLDVNSSNYVKGMTIAKRTGPGVGPELGKKDHAFSGSVFCSHSHLSFSAHPSADALAGRKNGAEGILLCRTEHMFFSSDERIKAMRQMIMADTAEQRQEALGLLLPYQKTDFEGIFRAMDGLPVTIRLLDPPLHEFLPEGNIEDVVHMLSCHTKSTHEEILARVEKLSEVNPMLGFRGCRLGISYPELTAMQARAIFEAAIAVNDQGLQVFPEIMVPLVGTPQELGQQVSVIRQVADKVFTNAETTIRYKLGSMIEVPRAALIADEIAELAEFFSFGTNDLTQMTFGYSRDDIGKFLPIYMSQGILQHDPFEVLDQKAVGELVKIATERGRSSRPDLEVGICGEHGGEPSSVAFFAKAGLDYVSCSPFRVPIARLAAAQAVL, from the exons ATGGCTGGGCCCTCCCCTGCCGACGCCGAacaggcggccgccgccgccaaagcCGCCGCCGATGCAGCCGCCAAGGAGAAggcggccgccgacgccgctgcTAGGGAGAAGGAGGCTGCCGATGCCGCCGCGCATCAGGCACGCGCCGCTGCTCTTCAGCGCGCCGTCGATGCCGAGGCTGaagcggccgccgccaccaagaAGCGGGACGCTGCCGCCCAGCGGATCCAGGCCGCCCTGgatcgcgcggccgccgcccgcgccgaggCTGGCGCCCCACTGCAGCGTCCCCCAGAGCAGAAGGACGGTGACTCTCCCCATCTGCAGCACCACGACTTCCACTCCGCCATGATGCTGCACGAGGCTGCCGCCATCCTCAACCTCCACGCTCAGGCTGTCTCCATCCAGAACATCCGGAGTCTGATCACGACCGTCCTCGACGTCAACTCCAGCAACTACGTGAAGGGAATGA CCATTGCAAAAAGGACTGGACCTGGTGTTGGGCCTGAATTGGGAAAAAAAGACCATGCCTTTTCAGGTTCAGTTTTCTGCAGCCATAGCCACCTAAGTTTTAGTGCCCATCCCAGTGCAGATGCACTGGCTGGAAGGAAAAATGGTGCTGAAGGCATTTTGTTGTGCAGAACTGAACACATG TTCTTTTCTTCTGACGAGAGGATTAAGGCCATGAGACAGATGATAATGGCAGATACTGCTGAACAGAGGCAAGAAGCATTAGGCCTTCTCCTGCCATATCAGAAAACAGACTTTGAAGGGATTTTTCGTGCAATGGATG GCCTTCCTGTAACTATTCGGCTCTTGGATCCTCCACTTCATGAGTTCCTTCCAGAGGGTAACATCGAGGATGTTGTCCACATGTTGTCTTGTCACACTAAGTCTACTCATGAGGAAATCCTTGCAAGGGTTGAAAAACTTTCTGAAGTGAACCCGATGCTGGGTTTCCGTGGGTGCAG ACTTGGTATATCATACCCAGAATTGACGGCAATGCAAGCCCGTGCTATCTTTGAAGCTGCTATTGCTGTGAATGACCAAGGTCTCCAAGTTTTCCCCGAGATAATGGTTCCTCTTGTTGGAACACCTCAG GAACTTGGCCAACAGGTGAGCGTGATCCGTCAAGTTGCTGACAAGGTTTTTACCAATGCAGAAACAACTATTAGATACAAACTTGGGTCCATGATCGAGGTTCCGAGGGCAGCTCTTATAGCTGATGAG ATAGCAGAGCTGGCAGAATTCTTCTCATTTGGGACAAATGACCTCACACAGATGACATTTGGTTACAGCAGGGATGACATTGGCAAGTTTCTCCCAATCTACATGTCACAGGGTATTCTCCAGCATGACCCATTTGAG GTGCTCGACCAGAAAGCAGTTGGAGAGTTGGTTAAGATTGCCACTGAGAGGGGCCGAAGTTCAAGGCCTGATTTGGAG GTGGGCATTTGTGGTGAACATGGTGGCGAGCCTTCTTCAGTTGCATTTTTTGCGAAGGCTGGACTGGACTATGTTTCTTGTTCGCCTTTCAG GGTCCCAATTGCAAGGTTAGCCGCAGCACAGGCGGTCCTCTGA
- the LOC120692512 gene encoding F-box protein At5g07610-like, which translates to MGSPKKSACAAADLTDDLIVEILSRLPAKSICRFKGVSWHWYGLITNPEHRKKIPQTLSGFFYPSDRWTPEDPVRTLPDFVDIVRDEEPFSDPSLTFMASYRSIIPKICCNGLLFCFCWKVSPRDECDLVVCNPATEKWVVVPDSVDESIALKYHFVFDPAISPHFQVFEITDADEDYGYIGDVNIYSSETGAWSCIGNGWGDELQLVDRGGVFLNGMLHLLTYDLKILAVDTKGKKWRTIPLLEPMTVSCFCRGPLAFIGQSQGRLYHINMRVGDTSKLSVWILEDYDSGEWIFKYNISTAQIFGEKNLMFERDYALVAIHPESNLVFFVCRCKDLLISYDMDRGKVSVSNLKEHLYNRPFLPYLPYVPFLKDSLAAQA; encoded by the coding sequence ATGGGTAGTCCCAAGAAGagtgcctgcgccgccgcggacctcACCGACGACCTCATCGTCGAGATCCTGTCGAGGCTTCCGGCTAAATCGATCTGCCGCTTCAAGGGCGTTTCCTGGCACTGGTACGGTTTAATCACCAACCCCGAGCACCGCAAGAAGATCCCTCAGACGCTCTCCGGCTTCTTCTACCCCAGCGACAGGTGGACCCCCGAGGACCCCGTCAGAACACTCCCCGATTTCGTTGACATCGTGAGGGACGAAGAGCCATTTTCAGACCCCTCGTTGACCTTCATGGCCTCCTACAGGTCGATTATTCCAAAGATCTGCTGCAATGGCCTTCTTTTCTGCTTCTGCTGGAAGGTCTCCCCAAGGGATGAATGTGATCTTGTTGTGTGCAATCCTGCGACAGAGAAATGGGTTGTCGTGCCGGACTCTGTTGATGAAAGCATTGCTTTGAAGTACCATTTTGTTTTTGACCCAGCCATCTCCCCCCACTTCCAAGTGTTTGAAATTACAGACGCGGATGAGGATTATGGATACATCGGTGATGTGAATATCTACTCATCGGAGACAGGTGCATGGAGTTGCATAGGGAATGGTTGGGGCGACGAGCTTCAGTTAGTCGATAGAGGAGGTGTTTTTCTCAATGGAATGTTGCATCTGCTGACCTATGATTTAAAGATATTGGCAGTGGACACAAAGGGGAAGAAATGGAGGACCATTCCTTTGCTGGAACCTATGACTGTCTCTTGCTTTTGTAGAGGTCCTCTTGCATTTATCGGTCAGTCTCAAGGGCGATTGTATCACATAAATATGAGGGTTGGTGATACCTCAAAATTGTCAGTCTGGATTCTTGAGGACTACGACAGTGGTGAATGGATATTTAAGTACAACATTAGCACTGCACAGATTTTTGGGGAGAAGAATCTAATGTTTGAGAGGGACTACGCTTTGGTTGCGATTCATCCAGAAAGCAATTTGGTTTTCTTTGTTTGTAGGTGCAAGGATTTGCTGATATCGTATGACATGGATCGTGGTAAAGTATCTGTTAGCAATCTCAAAGAGCATCTGTATAACCGCCCATTTCTTCCCTATCTTCCATATGTTCCATTTCTCAAGGATTCACTGGCTGCTCAAGCCTAG